agagggagggaaagaagagagagagggagaggaagagagagagagggagggagggagaggggaagaggaggggagggagagggagggagaagagagagagagggagaagggagagagaaagagagagagggaaagaagagaggCAGAATGTCAACATGCATAACGGTCTGATCGTTGATCGACGATGGGAACTCAATAATAAGTGAGTAAAGGATAACTAACAAAATAAAAAGTTGGGAGTAAATACAGTTTCTGTccctttaccctccactacatccctgGTTGGGTCTGATCCACCTTTACCTGGTATTTTACCATCAGTCCATTCTGAACCTGTCTGGCTGAGGGGCAGGGTGGGTAGAATGAGCTCTGCTTCCTGACAACCAGAGGGGCAGTGTGGGTAGAATGAGCTCTGCTTCCTGACAACCAGAGGGGCAGTGTGGGTAGAATGAGCTCTCCTTCCTGACAACCAGAGGGGCAGTGTGGGTAGAATGAGCTCTCCTTCCTGACAACCAGAGGGGCAGTGTGGGTAGAATGAGCTCTCCTTCCTGACAACCAGAGGGGCAGTGTGGGTAgaatgagtctccttcctgaCAACCAGAGGGGCATTGTGGGTGGAATGAGCTCTCCTTCCTGACAACCAGAGGGGCAGTGTGGGTAGAATGAGCTCTGCTTCCTGACAACCAGAGGGGCAGTGTGGGTAGAATGAGCTCTGCTTCCTGACAACCAGAGGGGCAGTGTGGGTAGAATGAGCTCTCCTTCCTGACAACCAGAGGGGCAGTGTGGGTAGAATGAGCTCTCCTTCCTGACAACCAGAGGGGCAGTGTGGGTAGAATGAGCTCTCCTTCCTGACAACCAGAGGGGCAGTGTGGGTAGAAtgagcctggtgtgtgtgtgtgtgtgtgtgtgtgtgtgtgtgtgtgtgtgtgtgtgtgtgtgtaccttgatgGTTTTGTCCGAGGACCCAGAGAACAGCAGGTCCCCTGTAGaggcacacagacaccagactGGCCCCTGGTGACCTACGAACGTCCCTTTACATTTAAAGATCTGCTGGGGGTCGTAggctggaggaggagggatacacaggGAGGGGTAGTTTAACATCTCTCCACAACGGACaggtgaagaagaggagaggggaacagaagatgagagagaggagaggggagagagaagaggggagagagaagaggggagaagagaagaagagagaaatgaCAGTGAAAAGCAGAGGAGAAACTCACAGCCCAGGATGCCCATGTTGAGTCTGGCGTTGATGTGGGACAACTCAtcctgaaagacagagagagacacagagagagagagagagagagagacacagagagagagagagagagacagagagagagacagagacacagagagacagagacacagagagacagagacacagagagacagagacacagagcgagagagacagagcgagagagacagagcgagagagacagagcgagagagacagagcgagagagacagagcgagagagacagagcgagagagacagatgcGAGAGAGACAGATGCGAGAGAGacaagcgagagagacagagcgagagagacaaaagCGCGAGGACAAGCGAGAAGACAAGCGAAGAGAGACAGACGCGAAGAGACAAGCGAACAGGACAGAAGCGAAAGACACGAGAGAGACAGAAGCGAGAGAGacaagcgagagagacagagcgagagagacagagcgagagagacagagcgagagagacagagcgagagagacagagagagagagacagagagagagagacagagagagagagacagagagagagagacagagagagagagacagagagacggcgagagagacagcgagagagacagcgagagagacagcgagagagacagagagagagacagagacagagagacaggagagtgtAAATGATAAATGTACTGTGTGTGAGTCAGTATAATATAAAGTAATATAATATAAATGATaaaggtagtgtgtgtgagtcagtataATATAAAGTAATATAATATAAATGATAAAGGTACTGTGTGTGAGTCAGTATAATATAAAGTAATATAATATAAATGATAAAGGTACTGTGTGTGAGTCAGTATAATATAAAGTAATATAATATAAATGATaaaggtagtgtgtgtgagtcagtataATATAAAGTAATATAATATAAATGATAAAGGTACTGTGTGTGAGTCAGTATAATATAAAGTAATATAATATAAATGATAAAGGTACTGTGTGTGAGTCAGTATAATATAAAGTAATATAATATAAATGATAAAGGTACTGTGTGTGAGTCAGTATAATATAAAGTAATATAATATAAATGATAAAGGTACTGTGTGTGAGTCAGTATAATATAAAGTAATATAATATAAATGATaaaggtagtgtgtgtgagtcagtataATATAAAGTAATATAATATAAATGATaaaggtagtgtgtgtgagtcagtataATATAAAGTAATATAATATAAATGATAAAGGTACTGTGTGTGAGTCAGTATAATATAAAGTAATATAATATAAATGATaaaggtagtgtgtgtgagtcagtataATATAAAGTAATATAATATAAATGATaaaggtagtgtgtgtgagtcagtataATATAAAGTAATATAATATAAATGATaaaggtagtgtgtgtgagtcagtataATATAAAGTAATATAATATAAATGATaaaggtagtgtgtgtgagtcagtataATATAAAGTAATATAATATAAATGAtaaatgtctgtgtgtgagtcagtATAATATAAAGTGTAGAACCAGAGGCTCACGTTGAGCATGGAAGCATCTCTCCTGAACTCCATCAGATCTTCACTCAGTTTACTCTGGTTCTCATCCAGGAcatctggaacacacacacacacacacacacacacacacacacacacacacacacacacacacacacacacacacacacacacacacacacacacacacacacacattgtaatatATGGTGTCTAATAGTTTAGCCTTTATTTGTACAGAACGTTTCCATCCTGGATATTTACATCACCATGTTTTACTACTTATAGAAGGAAACGGCTCTTAAGGAGAGCAGGAAGAATTCACTATATCATATCCTGTACCCCCTACACCCCCCGGGATATCCTGTACACCCTGCATATCCTGTACACCCTGCATATCCTGTACACCCTGCATATCCTGTACCCCCTACACCCCCCGGAATATCCTGTACACCCCTCGGAATATCCTACAAAACCTGTACCCCCTGCATATCCTGCACACCCCCTGCATATCCTGCACACCCCCTGCATACCCTGCACACCCTGTACCCCCAGCATACCCTGTACCCCCAGCATACCACCCCCTCTGTCATACCAAACTTCAGTTCCAGGTTCTTCTCCAGCTGGTCCAGTTTCTCAGACAGTTTCCCCAACATGGACCTCAGGAAGGCAATATCCTGGTCCTTCTGAGACAGGGTCACCTGCATCTCAtggaacctatcagagagagagagagaggcatcatgaacctatcagagagagagggaggggtcacCTGCATCTCAtggaacctatcagagagagagaggcatcatgaacctatcagagagagagggaggggtcacCTGCATCTCAtggaacctatcagagagagagagagagagagagagagaggcatcatgaacctatcagagagagagagagagagagagagagaggcatcgtgaacctatcagagagagagagagagagagaggcatcgtgaacctatcagagagagagagagagaggcatcatgaacctatcaagagagagagagagagaggcatcgtgaacctatcagagagagagagagagagaggcatcgtgaacctatcagagagagagagagagagagagagaggcatcgtgaacctatcagagagagagagagagaggcatcatgaacctatcagagagagagagagagagaggcatcatgaacctatcagagagagagagagagagagaggcatcgtgaacctatcagagagagagagagagagaggcatcgtgaacctatcagagagagagagagagagaggcatcgtgaacctatcagagagagagagagagagaggcatcgtgaacctatcaagagagagagagaggcatcgtgaacctatcagagagagagaggcatcatgaacctatcagagagagagagagagaggcatcgtgaacctatcaagagagagagagagaggcatcgtgaacctatcagagagagagagagagagagagaggcatcatgaacctatcagagagagagagagagagagagagagaggcatcatgaacctatcaagagagagagagagagaggcatcgtgaacctatcagagagagagagagagggcatcgtgaacctatcagagagagagagagaggcatcgtgaacctatcagagagagagagaggcatcgtgaacctatcagagagagagagagagaggcatcatgaacctatcagagagagagagagaggcatcgtgaacctatcagagagagagagagaggcatcgtgaacctatcaagagagagagagagaggcatcgtgaacctatcagagagagagagagagagagagaggcatcatgaacctatcagagagagagagagagagagagagagaggcatcatgaacctatcagagagagagagagagagaggcatcatgaacctatcagagagagagagagagagagagaggcatcatgaacctatcagagagagagagagagagaggcatcatgaacctatcagagagagagagagagaggcatcatgaacctatcagagagagagagagaagcatcgtgaacctatcagagagagagagagaggcatcatgaacctatcagagagagagagagagagagagagaggcatcatgaacctatcagagagagagagagagagagagaggcatcatgaacctatcagagagagagagagagagagagagaggcatcatgaacctatcagagagagagggaggggtcacCTGCATCTCAtggaacctatcagagagagagttgtgggttcgattcccacggggggccagtacaattttttaaataaaatataaaaaatgtatgcattcactactgtaagtcgctctggataagagcgtctgctaaatgactaaaatgtaaatgtaaaagacagagcgagagagagagagacagagagacagagagagagagagacagagagagagagacagagagacagagagacagagagacagagagacagagagacagagagcagagacagagagacagagagagacagagagagacagagagagacagagagagacagagagagacagagagagagagagagagagacagagagagagacagagagagcgagacagagagagcgagacagagaggcgagacagagagagcgagacagagagcgagacagagagagcgagacagagagagcgagacagaagagcgagacagagaaagcgagacagaaagcgagacagagaagcgagacagagagagcgagacagagaagcGAGACAGAAGCgagacagagacgagacagagagcgagacagaggagcgagacagagagcgagacagagagagcgagacacgagacagagagcgagacagagaagcgagacagagagagcgagacagagagagcgagacagagagagagcagagacagagagagcgagacagagagcgagacagagagagcgagacagagagagcgagacagagagagacagacagagagagacagacagagagagagagagagagagagacagagagagacagagagagacagagagagacagagagagacagagagagacagagagagacagagagagacagagagagacagagagacagagagacagagaggaacgtACCTGTCATCTGTCTGTTGGAGGAACTCCTTCAGTCCTTCAAACTTACACAGGTCCAGATGGGTGGCATATGTATCCTGGttacctataaacacacagctacagggagggagagagagagggggagagagagggggagagagagaggggttagacaGGGGGTCCAGATGGGTGGCATATGTATCCTGGttacctataaacacacagctacaggggagagagagagggggagagagagggggagagagagggggagagagagaggggttagacaGGGGGTCCAGATGGGTGGCATATGTATCCTGGttacctataaacacacagctacaggggagagagagagagagggggagaggggggttaGACAGATGCCCCTCCACAGAGTCTACCTCGTCTCTGTACCCcagacatacagataattgtaaggtccctcagtcgagctgtgaattttaaacacagattcaaccacaaagaccagggaggttttccaatgcatcgcaaagaagggcacctattggtagatgggtaaaatgttttttttttaaagcagacattgaatacccctttgagcttggtgaagttattaattacactttggatggtgtatcacttcacccagtcactacaaagatacaggcgtcctgcctaactcagttgccggagaggaaggaaaccgctcagggatttcaccacgaggccaatggtgactttttaaaacagttacagagtttaatggctgtgatatgagagaactgcggatggatcaacaacattggagttactccacaatactaacctacatgACAgaggtgaaaagaaggaagcctgtacagaatataaacatgcaaaaaatatatagaatgtacaaatattgtacaatccaggtgtggaaagctctttagagatttacccagaaagactcacagctgtaatcgctgccaaaggtgattctaacatgtattgactcagcggGGGTGAATATTtaagtaaattagatatttctgtatttcattttcaatgaatgtgaaaaatgtctaaaaatatgTTATGGGGGTATCGTGACGTCATTACGGGGGTATCGTGACGTCACTACGGGGGGGTATCGTGACGTCACTACGGGGGGTATCGTGACGTCACTACGGGGGGTATCGTGACGTCACTACGGGGGGTATCGTGACGTCACTACGGGGGGGTCTCGTGACGTCACTACGGGGGTATCGTGACGTCACTACGGGGGTATCGTGACGTCATTACGGGGTATCGTGACGTCATTACGGGGTATCGTGACGTCATTACGGGGTATCGTGACGTCATTACGGGGGTAtcgtgatgtcattacgggggtatcgtgatgtcattacgggggtatcgtgatgtcattacgggggtatcgtgatgtcattatggggtatcgtgtatATAGGTGagacaaatatatatttattttgaattcccagctgtaacacaacaaaatgtggaacaagtcaaggggtgtgaaaactttctgaTGGAGGAGGAACTGAGACACCAGAGAGGAGAACGTCACTCAATGCTGTTCTGGGAGGAGGCAGAACTGAGACACCAGAGAGGAGAACGTGATAATTCTGGGAGGAGGAACTGAGACACCAGAGAGGAGAACGTGACTCAATGCTGTTCTGGGAGGAGGAACTGAGACACCAGAGAGGAGAACGTGACCGACTCAATGCTGttgctaacggaaaccctggggGGTGTGTGTGCGACCTACCCGTATTTGGAGTGAGGACACTTGATGTGTTCGCATTCCTTCAGGTGTCCCTCCAGGTTCATGGTGagcagaggaggacaggaggggttGTTGGGACAGCGAACCGGACGGTAGTCACAGCTCACCTCGTGCTCcctacaggtcagaggtcaacatCAGgtcacaccccccccccatagactcgtctcctcgtcagacccccctatagactcgtctcctcgtcagaccccccccatagactcgtctcctcgtcagacccccccatagactcgtctcctcgtcagacccccctatagactcgtctcctcgtcagaccccctatagactcgtctcctcgtcagacccccctatagactcgtctcctcgtcagacccccctatagactcgtctcctcgtcagacccccctatagactcgtctcctcgtcagaccccccctagactcgtctcctcgtcagaccccccctagactcgtctcctcgtcagaccccccctatagactcgtctcctcgtcagaccccccctatagactcgtctcctcgtcagaccccccctatagactcgtctcctcgtcagacccccccctatagactcgtctcctcgtcagacccccccctatagactcgtctcctcgtcagaccccccCATAGCTAAACCCAAAGTAACATTTCCAGCCCGTACCTGCGCGTGGTGAGCTTGATGGTAAAAGGACACCCCATTGGATCCACTTCAAAGTTCCCAGGTCCTCCCATCTTAGGTGTCCCTTCGCCCCTACTAGCGGTAGGCCCTCCTCCAGCCCCGTTAGGGGAAGCGGGGCTGGCGGTGTTGAGAAGCCGACAGCCGTATTTACAGTGGATAAACAGCTCTCCTATCTGTTCTGCTACAGCTATGTTGTTCACCACCACCGTTAACTTAGCCGTGTCCACTGGACATTTAtctggagggggggagagagggagagggagagagaggtggagaagatggggtgggggaggggagggagaaagggcgAAAGATGGgtggggggggaggagaggaagagaaagagggggtggaggaggggagagaacagggagaagggtgggggagagagggagagggagagagagggtggagaaagATGGGGtggggagagaaggatgggggagagaacagggagaaagagagggggagatggaaagggagagagatacaaACAAATGTAAAAACAATTTGCTTTAACATTACATGTGATGCTGGAAAGGTAACTATTAACCaacagtggaggggagagagggagaaggtaaCTATAAAGGTAACTATAAAGGTAACTATAAAGGTAACTATTAACcaacagtggagaggagagagggagaaggtaaACTATAAAGGTAACTATAAACCAACAGTGTAGGCAGGTAAAGTCTCCTACCGGAGGTCAAGGCACATCGTCTGCAGAAGGTGtgctggagggagagacagacagaggtcaatgagggagaggggtgaggaggacaaacaggggtgaggagaggacgacaaacaggggtgaggagaggaggggtgaggagaggaggggtgaggagaggaggtgagaggagaggaggtgagaggagaggagggtggaggaggggtggggaggggtggggagaggagaggaggagaggagaggagaggtgaggagggggtgaggaggggtgaggagaggaggtgagaggagaggctgggggaTGGTTTATCTCACCCCACAGGTGGTGATGACAGGATCTTTGAAGACGCTGCAGCAGAGTTGACAACACAGCTTCACTGACGGCTGCTCTGCAAACACCAGGGGCTCCTACACACAACATCACTAGCATAGTTAGCACTCAGGTAACACTAGCATAGTTAGCACTCAGGTAACACTAGCATAGTTAGCACTCAGGTAACACTAGCATAGTTAGCACTCAGGTAACACTAGCATAGTTAGCACTCAGGTAAAAAACACTAGCATAGTTAGCACTCAGGTAACACTAGCATAGTTAGCACTCAGGTAACACTAGCATAGTTAGCACTCAGGTAACACTAGCATAGTTAGCACTCAGGTAACACTAGCATAGTTAGCACTCAGGTAACACTAGCATAGTTAGCACTCAGGTAACACTAGCATAGTTAGCACTCAGGTAACACTAGCATAGTTAGCACTCAGGTAACACTAGCATAGTTAGCACTCAGGTAACACTAGCATAGTTAGCACTCAGGTAACACTAGCATAGTTAGCACTCAGGTAACACTAGCATAGTTAGCACTCAGGTAACACTAGCATAGTTAGCACTCAGGTAACACTAGCATAGTTAGCACTCAGGTAACACTAGCATAGTTAGCACTCAGGTAACACTAGCATAGTTAGCACTCAGGTAACACTAGCATAGTTAGCACTCAGGTAACACTAGCATAGTTAGCACTCAGGTAACACTAGCATAGTTAGCACTCAGGTAACACTAGCATAGTTAGCACTCAGGTAACACTAGCATAGTTAGCACTCAGGTAACACTAGCATAGTTAGCACTCAGGTAACACTAGCATAGTTAGCACTCAGGTAACACTAGCATAGTTAGCACTCAGGTAACACTAGCATAGTTAGCACTCAGGTAACACTAGCATAGTTAGCACTCAGGTAACACTAGCATAGTTAGCATTCAGGTAACACCAGCATCGATGGCACTGGGGTATCGTTAGCACTGGGGTATCGTCAGCATCGTTAGCATCGATAGCACTGGGGTACCGTTAGCATCGATAGCACTGGGGTAACGTTAGCATCGATAGCACTGGGGTAACGTTAGCATCGATAGCACTGGGGTAACGTTAGCATCGATAGCACTGGGGTAACGTTAGCATCGATAGCATCCAGTTAACACTGGCATCGATAGCGTCACGTTAGCATATTTGATGTTGAAGAATTGTTAGCATCTTTAGCACGTACCGTGTCGTCGTCGTCCTCGTGAAGAGAGAAGGTTGAGCGGAGAGACATGTTGGACTCAGAGAGGAGGGAACGCACCGAGATGGCAGAGTCAGAACGCCTCGGGGTGCTGATGGGgagctgggggggagagagacagagcgagagagagagagagcgagagagagagagagcgagagagagagagagcgcgagagagagagagcgagagacagagagagcgcgagacagagagagcgcgagacagagagagcgcgagacagagagagcgagagagagagagcgcgagacagagagagcgcgagacagagagagaaaattgaAGATATATTACACCAGCTCTTATGCTGCATTGTCCAGAGTGAACCTGCAAATCAAATCTATTCATTACATGCTTTGTTAAACAACAGGTGGACTAACAGAGAAACGTTTAAGGGCCGTTTaacaacacagagagaaggaACATagaacagggtaccaggctatatacacagggtaccaggctatatacacagggtaccaggctatatacacagggtaccaggctatatacacagggtaccaggctatatacacagggtaccaggctatatacacagggtaccaggctatatacacacgggtaccaggctatatacacacgggtaccaggctatatacacacggtaccaggctatatacacagggtaaccaggctatatacccagggtaccaggctatatacacagggtaccaggctatatacacagggtaccagtactgataaccaggctatatacacacagggtaccaggctatatacacacacgggtaccaggctatatacacacagcacggtaccaggctatatacacacacagggtaccaggctatatacacacacgggtaccaggctatatacacacaggtaccaggctatatacacacagggtaccaggctatatacacacagggtaccaggctatatacacagggtaccaggctatatacacagggtaccaggctatatacacagggtaccaggctatatacacagggtaccaggctatatacacagggtaccaggctatatacacagggtaccaggctatatacacagggtaccaggctatatacacagggtaccaggctatatacacagggtaccaggctatatacacagggtaccaggctatatacacagggtaccaggctatatacacagggtaccaggctatatacacagggtaccaggctatatacacagggtaccaggctatatacacagggtaccaggctatatacacagggtaccaggctatatacacagggtaccaggctatatacacagggtaccaggctatatacacagggtaccaggctatatacacagggtaccaggctatatacacagggtaccaggctatatacacagggtaccaggctatatacacagggtaccaggctatatacacagggtaccaggctatatacacagggtaccagtactgataaccaggctatatacacacagtaccaggctatatacacagggtaccaggctatatacacagggtaccaggctatata
Above is a window of Salmo salar chromosome ssa03, Ssal_v3.1, whole genome shotgun sequence DNA encoding:
- the LOC106568433 gene encoding E3 ubiquitin-protein ligase TRAF7, whose protein sequence is MEASFSAVVPGAKPEASSTYKQHRRTPSSSSTLTYSPRDDEDGMLPISTPRRSDSAISVRSLLSESNMSLRSTFSLHEDDDDTEPLVFAEQPSVKLCCQLCCSVFKDPVITTCGHTFCRRCALTSDKCPVDTAKLTVVVNNIAVAEQIGELFIHCKYGCRLLNTASPASPNGAGGGPTASRGEGTPKMGGPGNFEVDPMGCPFTIKLTTRREHEVSCDYRPVRCPNNPSCPPLLTMNLEGHLKECEHIKCPHSKYGCVFIGNQDTYATHLDLCKFEGLKEFLQQTDDRFHEMQVTLSQKDQDIAFLRSMLGKLSEKLDQLEKNLELKFDVLDENQSKLSEDLMEFRRDASMLNDELSHINARLNMGILGSYDPQQIFKCKGTFVGHQGPVWCLCASTGDLLFSGSSDKTIKVWDTCTTYKCQKTLEGHDGIVLALCIQGNRLYSGSADCTIIVWDVQTLQKVNTIRAHDNPVCTLVSSHSMLFSGSLKAIKVWDIVGTELKLKKELTGLNHWVRALVASQNHLYSGSYQTIKIWDIRSLDCVHVLQTSGGSVYSIAVTNHHIVCGTYENLIHVWDIESKEQVRTLTGHVGTVYALAVISTPDQTKVFSASYDRSLRVWSMDNMICTQTLLRHQGECNCPGRSRGRLFSGAVDSTVKVWTC